A single region of the Streptomyces sp. NBC_00425 genome encodes:
- a CDS encoding haloacid dehalogenase, with the protein MHETHATDAARWAGIPENALHTQLAGLPLIPGIAETTQWCWNSGLVPIISSLTWTPIGAHLAERFGFHSYSGRCLDARNGRFTGQAGCPYTPASQAEFVERRADDLGVAPHGCAAVGACPTDGPLFGSVGLAIAFNAPSEVSALATASVEGDDLRAVIPALQGLTASRV; encoded by the coding sequence GTGCATGAAACCCATGCGACCGACGCTGCGCGCTGGGCGGGCATCCCGGAGAACGCACTGCACACCCAGCTCGCGGGGCTGCCCCTGATCCCCGGAATCGCGGAGACCACGCAGTGGTGCTGGAACAGCGGCCTGGTGCCGATCATCTCCAGCCTCACCTGGACCCCGATCGGCGCGCACCTCGCCGAGCGGTTCGGTTTCCACTCGTACTCGGGACGCTGCCTGGACGCGAGGAACGGCAGGTTCACGGGCCAGGCCGGCTGCCCGTACACGCCCGCGAGCCAGGCCGAGTTCGTCGAGCGTCGTGCCGACGATCTCGGGGTCGCGCCGCACGGCTGCGCGGCCGTGGGCGCCTGCCCGACCGACGGCCCGCTCTTCGGCTCGGTCGGCCTCGCCATCGCCTTCAACGCCCCGTCGGAGGTGAGCGCACTCGCGACCGCCTCCGTCGAAGGAGACGACCTCCGCGCCGTGATACCCGCGTTGCAAGGTCTGACCGCCAGCAGGGTCTGA
- a CDS encoding DoxX family protein codes for MNYASFIIVPSLVLLVSALGKLRRQASVVAAMRAVDVPDPWLPRLASVELAGASGLLLGLVYRPVGIAAGAGVFLYFCGAVVFHLRAKDRKGLIAPSALAVTALLATPLAVRNT; via the coding sequence TTGAACTACGCGTCCTTCATCATCGTCCCGTCGCTGGTCCTCCTGGTCTCGGCGCTGGGCAAGCTGCGGCGACAGGCATCCGTGGTCGCCGCGATGCGCGCGGTGGACGTGCCCGACCCGTGGCTGCCCCGGCTGGCGTCGGTGGAGCTGGCCGGGGCCTCGGGACTGCTTCTCGGGCTGGTCTACCGGCCGGTGGGGATCGCCGCCGGCGCAGGCGTGTTCCTGTACTTCTGCGGAGCTGTGGTCTTCCATCTCAGGGCGAAGGACCGCAAGGGGCTCATCGCGCCGAGCGCACTCGCCGTGACGGCGCTGCTGGCCACACCGCTGGCCGTCCGGAACACCTGA
- a CDS encoding nucleosidase, whose protein sequence is MLLPALPEAAFTARLRGRIRPDLPLIVTAAEAEAAHFDDTLPVLITGMGKVRATVELAWALSSARPREIVNLGTAGSLGGSLSGVVEVSRVIQHDLADDVLHRLSGVHYGRPLTVRPEPGPTLATGDSFVADGRTRALLAERADLVDMEGYAIASVAARFGLPVRIVKYVSDQADESAERAWPEAAAVASGVLADWMRRHLV, encoded by the coding sequence GTGCTGCTCCCCGCCCTGCCCGAAGCCGCCTTCACGGCTCGCCTCCGAGGCCGCATACGTCCCGACCTTCCGTTGATCGTGACGGCGGCCGAGGCGGAGGCGGCGCACTTCGACGACACCCTTCCCGTCCTGATCACCGGCATGGGGAAGGTGCGGGCCACCGTGGAGCTCGCGTGGGCCCTGTCGTCGGCACGCCCACGGGAGATCGTCAACCTCGGTACGGCCGGGTCCCTCGGCGGCTCGCTGAGCGGTGTCGTCGAGGTGTCCCGGGTCATTCAGCACGACCTTGCGGACGATGTCCTCCACCGGCTCAGCGGGGTCCACTACGGCCGTCCGCTGACCGTACGGCCCGAACCCGGGCCCACCCTGGCCACCGGCGACTCCTTCGTCGCCGACGGCCGCACCCGCGCGCTGCTGGCCGAGCGGGCCGACCTGGTCGACATGGAGGGCTACGCGATCGCCTCCGTGGCCGCGCGGTTCGGCCTGCCGGTGCGGATCGTGAAGTACGTCAGCGACCAGGCCGACGAGTCCGCCGAGCGGGCCTGGCCCGAGGCGGCCGCGGTGGCCTCCGGCGTCCTGGCCGACTGGATGCGCCGGCACCTGGTCTGA
- the metK gene encoding methionine adenosyltransferase has protein sequence MPRRLFTSESVTEGHPDKIADQISDTVLDALLREDPASRVAVETLITTGLVHVAGEVTTKSYAPIPQLVRDKILEIGYDSSKKGFDGASCGVSVSIGAQSADIAQGVDTAYESRVEGSAAGGEGDELDRQGAGDQGLMFGYASDETPTLMPLPIFLAHRLSKRLSDVRKNGTIPYLRPDGKTQVTIEYDGDKAVRLDTVVVSSQHASDIDLDSLLAPDIRESVVEPELKALLDEGIKLDTENYRLLVNPTGRFEIGGPMGDAGLTGRKIIIDTYGGMARHGGGAFSGKDPSKVDRSAAYAMRWVAKNVVAAGLAARCEVQVAYAIGKAEPVGLFVETFGTAKVDVEKIEKAIDDVFDLRPAAIIRDLDLLRPIYAQTAAYGHFGRELPDFTWERTDRVDALRQAAGL, from the coding sequence ATGCCCCGTCGCCTGTTCACTTCGGAGTCTGTGACCGAGGGTCACCCCGACAAGATCGCTGACCAGATCAGCGACACCGTTCTCGACGCCCTGCTGCGTGAGGACCCGGCCTCCCGGGTCGCCGTCGAGACCCTGATCACGACCGGTCTGGTGCATGTGGCCGGCGAGGTCACCACCAAGTCCTACGCGCCGATCCCCCAGCTGGTGCGCGACAAGATCCTCGAGATCGGCTACGACTCCTCCAAGAAGGGCTTCGACGGCGCCTCCTGCGGCGTCTCGGTGTCCATCGGGGCGCAGTCCGCGGACATCGCCCAGGGTGTCGACACGGCGTACGAGTCCCGGGTCGAGGGGTCCGCCGCAGGTGGGGAAGGGGACGAGCTGGACCGTCAGGGCGCCGGTGACCAGGGCCTGATGTTCGGTTACGCCTCCGACGAGACGCCGACGCTGATGCCGCTGCCGATCTTCCTGGCGCACCGGCTGTCGAAGCGTCTGTCGGACGTCCGCAAGAACGGGACCATCCCCTACCTGCGTCCCGACGGCAAGACCCAGGTCACCATCGAGTACGACGGGGACAAGGCGGTCCGTCTGGACACCGTCGTCGTCTCCTCGCAGCACGCGTCCGACATCGACCTGGACTCGCTGCTGGCGCCCGACATCCGCGAGTCCGTCGTGGAGCCGGAGCTGAAGGCGCTCCTGGACGAGGGCATCAAGCTGGACACCGAGAACTACCGGCTGCTGGTGAACCCGACCGGGCGTTTCGAGATCGGCGGTCCGATGGGCGACGCCGGCCTCACCGGCCGCAAGATCATCATCGACACCTACGGCGGCATGGCCCGGCACGGCGGCGGCGCGTTCTCGGGCAAGGACCCCTCCAAGGTCGACCGCTCGGCCGCGTACGCGATGCGCTGGGTGGCGAAGAACGTGGTGGCGGCCGGTCTGGCGGCCCGCTGCGAGGTCCAGGTCGCCTACGCGATCGGCAAGGCCGAGCCGGTGGGGCTGTTCGTCGAGACCTTCGGCACCGCCAAGGTCGACGTCGAGAAGATCGAGAAGGCCATCGACGACGTCTTCGACCTTCGTCCGGCCGCGATCATCCGCGATCTCGACCTGCTGCGCCCGATCTACGCCCAGACCGCCGCGTACGGCCACTTCGGCCGTGAGCTGCCCGACTTCACGTGGGAGCGCACGGACCGCGTGGACGCGCTGCGCCAGGCCGCGGGCCTGTGA
- a CDS encoding acyltransferase has protein sequence MKYGRPPGKPGQIVVLRAGGASGERVRLGVHDLLNGTFATPRTFFYRQTLDSDALADSLRRTLAHHPLLTGRLERDADGGLSVVCNDAGAMFAVTHSDQVMPDYGPDRSAKQDLRRYIHSVNAFRVVGHDTPLLTVKVTHMRGGGSVLGVAVNHSVVDGSGYLDFLRHWSRTHAGQDAHTAPYDRALLDGLAGEARPAPDDPQYQVVTGRQKFGFIWRVNSRAWKVRTVTVRLTATEVLALRAAARAGQDRDLPPASSAVALGAHLWRVLGALRDRDPGAEERLGIVVGLRAVLKDRLPHGYGGNAVSNTTAVLSARELREEPLAHTVAAVRAAVERVTPVRVRQEAAFLEAQRQAGRSARVLSRMSLDAFDGTVALNDSGRLPVYTLEFGAGRPFWFEFPASPIPWTALVTPTPDDDHSRDVHLSVPREAADALRSPRWAERLRGAADGPGGL, from the coding sequence CCACGACCTGCTGAACGGGACCTTCGCCACACCCCGCACCTTCTTCTACCGGCAGACCCTGGACTCCGACGCCCTGGCCGACTCCCTGCGCCGCACACTGGCGCACCATCCGCTGCTCACGGGACGCCTCGAGCGCGACGCGGACGGCGGCCTCAGCGTGGTGTGCAACGACGCCGGGGCGATGTTCGCCGTCACCCACTCCGACCAGGTCATGCCGGACTACGGGCCGGACCGCTCCGCCAAGCAGGACCTGCGCCGGTACATCCACTCCGTCAACGCCTTCCGCGTCGTCGGGCACGACACACCGCTGCTCACGGTCAAGGTCACCCACATGCGAGGAGGCGGCTCCGTGCTCGGCGTCGCCGTCAACCACAGCGTCGTCGACGGCAGCGGCTACCTCGACTTCCTGCGCCACTGGTCGCGTACGCACGCCGGACAGGACGCTCACACGGCGCCGTACGACCGCGCGCTGCTGGACGGCCTGGCCGGCGAGGCGCGTCCCGCACCGGACGACCCGCAGTACCAGGTCGTCACCGGACGGCAGAAGTTCGGGTTCATCTGGAGGGTCAACTCCCGTGCGTGGAAGGTGCGCACCGTCACCGTCCGACTGACCGCCACGGAGGTCCTCGCCCTGCGCGCGGCCGCGCGCGCCGGACAGGACCGCGACCTGCCTCCCGCCTCCAGCGCGGTCGCGCTGGGGGCACACCTGTGGCGGGTCCTCGGCGCGCTCCGCGACCGCGACCCCGGGGCCGAGGAGCGGCTGGGGATCGTGGTCGGACTGCGGGCCGTGCTGAAGGACCGCCTTCCGCACGGCTACGGGGGCAATGCGGTGTCCAACACCACGGCCGTGCTGTCGGCCCGCGAGCTGCGCGAAGAGCCCCTCGCCCACACCGTCGCCGCGGTACGCGCCGCCGTGGAACGCGTCACGCCCGTCCGGGTGCGTCAGGAGGCCGCCTTCCTGGAGGCCCAGCGGCAGGCCGGGCGCTCGGCACGGGTCCTCAGCCGCATGTCACTGGACGCCTTCGACGGCACGGTCGCCCTGAACGACTCCGGCAGGTTGCCGGTGTACACGCTGGAGTTCGGCGCCGGACGGCCGTTCTGGTTCGAGTTCCCGGCAAGCCCCATCCCCTGGACGGCACTCGTCACGCCCACCCCCGACGACGACCACAGCCGCGATGTCCACTTGAGTGTTCCCCGTGAGGCCGCCGACGCCCTGCGCAGCCCCCGGTGGGCCGAACGTCTGCGCGGCGCCGCCGACGGTCCTGGCGGCCTCTGA